In Syngnathus typhle isolate RoL2023-S1 ecotype Sweden linkage group LG14, RoL_Styp_1.0, whole genome shotgun sequence, one genomic interval encodes:
- the scly gene encoding selenocysteine lyase yields MSNQSNGDTFPGHGEEFSNAEKSHDRIYMDYNATTPVGPEVIQATHEAMRDAWGNPSSSYVAGKKAQAIISQSRENVARMVGSNSEDIIFTSGGTEANNMVLHTAIEHFWCYHCGGREGDAGILPHIITSNVEHDSVKLVAKHLKREGKADLTFVPVSKETGRVEADDVVAALRPNTCLVSIMLANNETGIIMPIREISQRIRSVTQQDERVRVFIHTDAAQALGKIPVDVKDLGVDFLTIVGHKFYGPRIGALFVNGPGVETPLFPMLFGGGQERNFRPGTENTPMIAGLGKAAELVTARLSDDQTHMLDVREYLEERLKAVFKDKLHFNSHFHGSDRLPNTCNVSILGPSLQGWRVLSHCEKLLASVGAACHSDHGDRPSPILLSCGVAPEVASNALRLSVGRRTSREDVDVVVEDLLEVVKRLERSQ; encoded by the exons CCAGGCCACACACGAGGCCATGCGGGACGCCTGGGGAAACCCGAGCAGCAGCTATGTTGCAG gtaagAAAGCGCAGGCCATCATTAGTCAGTCCAGGGAGAACGTGGCGAGAATGGTCGGAAGCAACTCTGAGGACATCATTTTCACTTCGGGTGGAACTGAG GCCAACAACATGGTGCTGCACACCGCCATCGAGCATTTCTGGTGCTACCATTGTGGTGGCAGAGAGGGAGATGCTGGAATCCTTCCGCATATCATTACCTCCAATGTGGAGCACGATTCTGTTAAACTGGTGGCCAAGCATCTGAAGAGGGAAGGGAAAGCAG ATTTGACCTTTGTGCCGGTTTCCAAGGAGACGGGCCGCGTGGAGGCAGACGATGTGGTTGCAGCCCTGCGCCCCAATACCTGCCTGGTGTCCATCATGCTGGCCAACAATGAGACGGGCATCATCATG CCCATCCGCGAGATCTCGCAGCGCATCCGGTCAGTGACGCAACAAGACGAGCGTGTGCGTGTCTTCATCCACACGGACGCCGCTCAAGCCCTGGGGAAGATCCCAGTGGACGTCAAGGACCTGGGTGTTGATTTCCTCACCATTGTGGGTCATAAG TTTTACGGGCCCCGCATCGGTGCGCTGTTTGTAAACGGCCCCGGGGTGGAAACGCCACTCTTTCCCATGCTGTTTGGCGGCGGGCAGGAGAGGAACTTTCGACCTGG CACAGAAAACACACCAATGATTGCTGGACTGGGAAAG GCTGCCGAATTGGTGACAGCTCGCCTCTCAGATGACCAGACTCACATGCTGGATGTAAGGGAGTACCTAGAGGAACGCCTCAAG GCCGTTTTCAAAGACAAGCTGCACTTCAACAGCCATTTCCACGGTTCCGATCGTCTGCCTAACACTTGCAACGTGTCCATCCTGGGTCCGAGCTTACAAG GCTGGCGAGTTTTGTCCCACTGCGAGAAGCTGCTGGCCAGCGTGGGCGCCGCCTGCCACTCGGACCACGGAGACAG GCCTTCCCCCATCCTTTTGAGCTGCGGCGTGGCCCCCGAGGTGGCGTCCAACGCCCTGCGGCTGAGCGTGGGCCGCAGGACCAGCAGAGAGGACGTGGACGTTGTCGTGGAAGACCTCCTGGAGGTCGTCAAGCGACTGGAGCGCAGCCAATAA
- the espnla gene encoding espin-like protein, with product MVLHQAIRAARAGDVDALRELATCGLLSHAVDTQGAGPAHHAARCGRLECLRFLVSEHGLPADARAANGATPAHDAAATGHVRELRWLLDEAGCNVGDRDAAGATALHLAARFGRVEAVRWLLSVGGSTLEEAETECGAVAAHYAAFNGHLGCVELLVGHAPRCVSRQMSTGATPLYLACQEGHVTVAEYLVERCGADVHVRAHDGMSCLHAAAHMGHVHVVAWLLSHTSVEPSCQDRDGATALHFAASRGHACVLEQLLCAGAKILKDLWGGTPLHDAAENGEIECCERLLASQAHPSDRDLDGFTPAQLAHYNGHQQCARYLRANQKHAAEPSAQEDDTKTAVTIMDTLKQPETEETAAAARYPLPCKSIVPHIEKIQTATSVIKGLHQPKRSPPDLLADRKLLGDMKPIMSLKQSSISGVFTGQASKMVVLPAEEANLADMDYLVPSHDEKGRPIAEWKRQVMVRQLQARLLDEEDQSWKENGRSLSKVNWRYSQAHNAILGPSGELLTEHDLVYLEQQIASVTLRRHAGEGYELELARLADELRHILPAPIVNISAHARFADPAGRPPLLPGWCGRISGIVKSMSLLMSDLAEQPHCKMPDSQLASVFSQAPDRQASTRGRRQRIEDEIQRFGVSVRTLKSNFETQDQPAEEEEVFSALTPEPEEKPPGVVENTSLRKERIVVLFLGHWKKSAYAVTLKSKEAAERKKSIEESSRDKMMNSSLGHFFKQRSAVNKMLGNWRRMISSVPSRQIRRLHRQQTLYSPEQFLPRMDGVAMEYDKLTLDLFMLGYFHILELDLPVDERKMRHLLCFEVFDHVGSFPWELVRDFHKAVIQDIEAGDREWKDGFEDLKLKFFGEATARSEEGKAEAETKAETRQLPEIRPLPKVIVQTPTPDENSLHAGTDISSFSNEEICQYIDRSFAFWKEKEAEIFDFE from the exons ATGGTTCTCCACCAGGCCATCCGAGCGGCCCGGGCGGGCGACGTGGACGCCCTGCGGGAGCTGGCGACGTGTGGTCTTCTCTCGCACGCCGTGGACACTCAAGGCGCCGGACCCGCACACCACGCCGCTCGTTGCGGCCGCCTGGAGTGCCTCCGCTTTCTGGTGAGTGAGCACGGCCTGCCGGCGGACGCCCGGGCCGCCAACGGGGCCACGCCGGCTCACGACGCGGCAGCCACGGGACACGTGAGGGAGCTGAGGTGGCTGCTGGATGAGGCGGGATGCAACGTTGGG GACCGGGATGCCGCCGGAGCCACGGCCCTTCACCTGGCCGCCCGCTTCGGCCGCGTGGAGGCGGTCCGCTGGCTGCTGTCCGTCGGCGGCTCGACGTTGGAAGAAGCGGAAACCGAGTGCGGCGCCGTGGCAGCTCACTACGCCGCTTTCAACGGACACCTCGGCTGCGTGGAGCTGCTCGTTGGCCACGCGCCGCG GTGCGTGAGCCGGCAGATGTCTACAGGCGCCACACCCCTCTACTTGGCGTGCCAGGAGGGTCACGTGACCGTGGCCGAGTACCTGGTAGAGCGTTGTGGTGCAGACGTGCACGTGAGAGCGCACGACGGAATGAGCTGCCTGCACGCCGCCGCACACATGGGCCACGTCCACGTGGTGGCCTGGCTG TTGAGCCACACCAGCGTGGAGCCATCCTGCCAGGACCGGGACGGTGCCACTGCGCTGCACTTTGCCGCCAGCAGGGGGCACGCTTGCGTCTTGGAGCAGCTGCTTTGTGCCGGGGCAAAGATCCTGAAGGATTTGTGGGGTGGGACGCCGCTGCACGATGCTGCTGAAAACGGAGAGATCGAG TGCTGCGAACGGCTGCTGGCCAGCCAGGCCCACCCATCTGACAGAGATCTGGACGGGTTCACCCCTGCCCAGCTGGCCCACTACAACGGACACCAGCAGTGCGCCAGATACCTGCGAGCCAACCAGAAACAT GCCGCCGAACCATCAGCGCAGGAAGACGACACAAAAACGGCCGTGACCATCATGGACACCTTAAAG CAACCCGAGACAGaggagacggcggcggcggccaggtACCCTCTGCCTTGCAAGAGCATCGTCCCACACATTGAGAAAATCCAAACGGCTACTTCTG TGATTAAAGGTTTACATCAGCCAAAGAGGTCGCCACCCGACCTCCTCGCCGACAGGAAGCTCCTCGGCGACATGAAGCCCATTATGTCACTCAAGCAGTCGTCCATTTCGGGCGTTTTCACCGGACAAGCC AGCAAGATGGTGGTGTTGCCCGCCGAGGAGGCCAACCTGGCGGACATGGACTATCTGGTGCCCAGCCACGACGAGAAGGGCCGGCCCATCGCCGAGTGGAAGCGGCAGGTGATGGTGAGGCAGCTTCAAGCTCGGCTGTTGGATGAGGAGGACCAAAGTTGGAAG GAGAACGGCCGGAGCTTGTCCAAAGTCAACTGGCGCTACTCGCAGGCCCACAACGCCATCCTGGGCCCGTCGGGCGAGCTCCTGACCGAGCACGACCTGGTTTACCTGGAGCAGCAGATCGCCAGCGTGACTCTCCGCCGCCACGCCGGCGAAGGCTACGAGCTGGAGCTGGCGCGGCTGGCCGACGAGCTGCGCCACATCCTGCCGGCGCCCATCGTCAACATCAGCGCCCACGCTCGCTTCGCCGACCCGGCCGGACGTCCGCCTCTGCTGCCCGGCTGGTGCGGTCGAATCTCGGGCATCGTCAAAAGCATGTCTCTCCTCATGAGCGACCTCGCCGAGCAGCCGCACTGCAAGATGCCCGACAGCCAGCTTGCCAGTGTCTTCTCGCAGGCGCCTGACCGGCAAGCCTCCACCAGGGGGCGCCGCCAGAGAATCGAGGACGAGATCCAGCGCTTCGGCGTGTCGGTGAGGACGCTCAAGTCTAATTTTGAGACGCAGGACCAGCCCGCCGAGGAGGAAGAGGTCTTCTCCGCCTTGACTCCAGAACCTGAGGAGAAGCCCCCGGGAGTGGTCGAGAACACCAGCCTCAGGAAGGAGCGCATCGTGGTGCTCTTCCTGGGACACTGGAAGAAGTCGGCCTACGCCGTGACGCTCAAGAGCAAAGAGGCGGCCGAGAGGAAGAAGAGCATCGAGGAGAGCAGTCGGGACAAGATGATGAACAGCTCCTTGGGCCACTTTTTTAAGCAGAGGAGCGCTGTCAACAAGATGCTGGGCAACTGGAGGAGGATGATCTCCAGCGTGCCTTCGCGACAAATACGACG GCTCCACAGACAGCAGACCCTCTACTCCCCGGAGCAGTTCCTCCCACGGATGGACGGCGTGGCGATGGAGTACGACAAGCTGACCCTGGACCTTTTCATGCTGGGCTACTTCCACATCCTGGAGCTGGACTTGCCGGTGGATGAGCGCAAGATGAGGCACCTGTTGTGCTTCGAGGTCTTTGACCACGTAGGCAGCTTCCCTTGGGAGCTGGTGCGCGACTTCCACAAGGCTGTCATCCAGGACATCGAGGCCGGCGACCGCGAGTGGAAGGACGGCTTCGAAGATCTTAAGCTCAAGTTTTTCGGGGAGGCGACAGCCAGGTCCGAGGAGGGCAAAGCGGAGGCGGAGACTAAAGCGGAGACGCGCCAGCTTCCGGAGATTCGACCGCTCCCGAAAGTCATCGTGCAGACCCCCACCCCGGATGAGAACTCGCTCCACGCCGGGACCGACATCTCCTCTTTCAGCAACGAGGAGATATGCCAATACATCGACcggagctttgccttttggaagGAGAAGGAGGCGGAAATTTTCGATTTTGAGTAG
- the klhl30 gene encoding kelch-like protein 30 isoform X1: MVRNVDDLDFCLPSHPQTILEGLRALCSQPKMVDVTLSAGGRDFPCHRGVLALCSAYFSSMFSGDFAESIAARVELQEVDPEILGCLLDFAYTGKLTINQSNVEGLIRTSSRLQFQTVRAVCTRYLQHQIDATNCLGILEFGEIHGCPEVVAKARAFLLENFEAVQLSEEFLLQEKDRLVSCLSHDGLQIRCEHARVEAVLRWVGHRREARLDHMPELLGLCRLELLDPDYLKGTLLQDALVQASDGCREAVEKVHIEKMHLAPKCTSQVDGQSPQPNLQEVLFVMGGRSLDDDSDDDSDDEDGERARARERRAHLKNCAFYNTKTKQWHELPNFPNPNKWGFSMVSLNNDVYVTGGSRGSNTNTWSTTETWKYITKEGRWVTVAPMLRPRTNHSSATLNGEIYVIGGTTLARVEVERYDPYHDTWTSTCPAVKYMTNFTCTACQGKLYVIGSCAVKYNALTMQCYNPVIDSWMNICSPFIPKYLSSPRSVCMEGNIYLLADNTKKVYSYDPDANLWQKIQLLHMLHENGGLVSLDGRLYVTGGHWKGMEGDYGVEVEVYSRAPDTWEVEGFLPRLWFYSGVSTIFLDPTNWPRVFPADAT, encoded by the exons ATGGTACGCAACGTGGACGACCTTGACTTCTGCCTGCCGTCGCACCCGCAGACCATCCTGGAGGGCCTCCGCGCCCTGTGCTCTCAGCCCAAGATGGTGGACGTAACGCTGAGCGCCGGAGGTCGTGACTTCCCGTGCCACCGCGGTGTCCTGGCCCTCTGCAGCGCCTACTTCAGCTCCATGTTCTCGGGGGACTTCGCCGAGAGCATTGCGGCCCGCGTGGAGCTCCAAGAAGTGGACCCGGAAATACTGGGCTGCTTGTTGGACTTTGCTTACACGGGCAAACTGACCATCAACCAGAGTAACGTGGAGGGCCTGATCCGGACCTCCAGTAGGTTACAGTTCCAGACGGTCCGCGCCGTGTGCACGCGTTACCTCCAGCACCAGATTGACGCCACCAACTGCTTGGGCATACTGGAGTTTGGAGAAATCCACGGCTGCCCTGAGGTGGTGGCCAAGGCACGGGCTTTTCTTTTAGAGAACTTTGAGGCTGTCCAGCTGAGCGAGGAGTTCCTACTCCAGGAGAAGGACCGCCTGGTCTCCTGCCTGAGCCACGATGGCCTGCAGATCCGATGCGAGCACGCTAGAGTGGAGGCCGTTCTTAGGTGGGTCGGGCACCGGCGGGAGGCTCGGTTGGACCACATGCCGGAGCTGCTGGGCCTGTGCAGACTGGAGCTGCTTGACCCGGACTACCTGAAGGGGACACTGTTGCAGGATGCTCTGGTGCAGGCCTCGGACGGCTGCAGGGAGGCTGTGGAGAAGGTCCACATAGAG aagATGCATTTGGCCCCAAAGTGCACGAGTCAAGTGGACGGTCAGAGTCCACAGCCCAATCTTCAGGAGGTGCTCTTCGTCATGGGGGGTCGCTCCCTGGACGACGACTCCGACGACGATTCTGACGACGAGGATGGCGAGCGAgccagagcgagagagagaagagccCATCTTAAAAACTGTGCCTTCTATAACACCAAGACAA AACAGTGGCATGAGCTCCCAAATTTCCCCAACCCCAACAAATGGGGCTTCTCCATGGTGTCGTTGAATAATGACGTCTACGTCACAG GAGGCTCTCGGGGCTCCAACACCAACACCTGGTCCACCACGGAGACATGGAAGTACATCACCAAGGAAGGACGCTGGGTCACGGTGGCGCCCATGCTCAGACCTCGCACCAATCACTCGTCAGCCACGCTTAACGGAGAGATTTACGTCATTGGAG GTACGACATTAGCTCGGGTAGAAGTGGAGCGTTACGACCCGTACCACGACACGTGGACCTCCACGTGTCCCGCCGTCAAGTACATGACCAATTTCACGTGTACGGCGTGCCAGGGGAAGCTCTACGTGATTGGCTCCTGCGCCGTCAAGTACAACGCCTTGACCATGCAATGCTACAACCCCGTCATAG ATAGCTGGATGAATATCTGCTCGCCGTTCATCCCCAAGTACCTTTCGTCTCCTCGCTCGGTGTGCATGGAAGGAAACATCTACCTGCTGGCCGACAACACCAAGAAAGTTTACTCCTACGACCCCGACGCCAACTTGTGGCAGAAG ATCCAGCTGCTCCACATGCTACATGAGAACGGCGGCCTGGTGTCGCTGGACGGGAGGTTGTACGTGACGGGCGGCCACTGGAAAGGGATGGAAGGCGATTACGGCGTGGAGGTGGAAGTGTACAGCCGCGCCCCAGACACCTGGGAGGTGGAGGGCTTCCTGCCCAGACTCTGGTTCTACAGCGGGGTCTCCACCATTTTTCTCGACCCCACCAACTGGCCTCGGGTCTTCCCCGCCGACGCCACGTAG
- the klhl30 gene encoding kelch-like protein 30 isoform X2 yields the protein MVDVTLSAGGRDFPCHRGVLALCSAYFSSMFSGDFAESIAARVELQEVDPEILGCLLDFAYTGKLTINQSNVEGLIRTSSRLQFQTVRAVCTRYLQHQIDATNCLGILEFGEIHGCPEVVAKARAFLLENFEAVQLSEEFLLQEKDRLVSCLSHDGLQIRCEHARVEAVLRWVGHRREARLDHMPELLGLCRLELLDPDYLKGTLLQDALVQASDGCREAVEKVHIEKMHLAPKCTSQVDGQSPQPNLQEVLFVMGGRSLDDDSDDDSDDEDGERARARERRAHLKNCAFYNTKTKQWHELPNFPNPNKWGFSMVSLNNDVYVTGGSRGSNTNTWSTTETWKYITKEGRWVTVAPMLRPRTNHSSATLNGEIYVIGGTTLARVEVERYDPYHDTWTSTCPAVKYMTNFTCTACQGKLYVIGSCAVKYNALTMQCYNPVIDSWMNICSPFIPKYLSSPRSVCMEGNIYLLADNTKKVYSYDPDANLWQKIQLLHMLHENGGLVSLDGRLYVTGGHWKGMEGDYGVEVEVYSRAPDTWEVEGFLPRLWFYSGVSTIFLDPTNWPRVFPADAT from the exons ATGGTGGACGTAACGCTGAGCGCCGGAGGTCGTGACTTCCCGTGCCACCGCGGTGTCCTGGCCCTCTGCAGCGCCTACTTCAGCTCCATGTTCTCGGGGGACTTCGCCGAGAGCATTGCGGCCCGCGTGGAGCTCCAAGAAGTGGACCCGGAAATACTGGGCTGCTTGTTGGACTTTGCTTACACGGGCAAACTGACCATCAACCAGAGTAACGTGGAGGGCCTGATCCGGACCTCCAGTAGGTTACAGTTCCAGACGGTCCGCGCCGTGTGCACGCGTTACCTCCAGCACCAGATTGACGCCACCAACTGCTTGGGCATACTGGAGTTTGGAGAAATCCACGGCTGCCCTGAGGTGGTGGCCAAGGCACGGGCTTTTCTTTTAGAGAACTTTGAGGCTGTCCAGCTGAGCGAGGAGTTCCTACTCCAGGAGAAGGACCGCCTGGTCTCCTGCCTGAGCCACGATGGCCTGCAGATCCGATGCGAGCACGCTAGAGTGGAGGCCGTTCTTAGGTGGGTCGGGCACCGGCGGGAGGCTCGGTTGGACCACATGCCGGAGCTGCTGGGCCTGTGCAGACTGGAGCTGCTTGACCCGGACTACCTGAAGGGGACACTGTTGCAGGATGCTCTGGTGCAGGCCTCGGACGGCTGCAGGGAGGCTGTGGAGAAGGTCCACATAGAG aagATGCATTTGGCCCCAAAGTGCACGAGTCAAGTGGACGGTCAGAGTCCACAGCCCAATCTTCAGGAGGTGCTCTTCGTCATGGGGGGTCGCTCCCTGGACGACGACTCCGACGACGATTCTGACGACGAGGATGGCGAGCGAgccagagcgagagagagaagagccCATCTTAAAAACTGTGCCTTCTATAACACCAAGACAA AACAGTGGCATGAGCTCCCAAATTTCCCCAACCCCAACAAATGGGGCTTCTCCATGGTGTCGTTGAATAATGACGTCTACGTCACAG GAGGCTCTCGGGGCTCCAACACCAACACCTGGTCCACCACGGAGACATGGAAGTACATCACCAAGGAAGGACGCTGGGTCACGGTGGCGCCCATGCTCAGACCTCGCACCAATCACTCGTCAGCCACGCTTAACGGAGAGATTTACGTCATTGGAG GTACGACATTAGCTCGGGTAGAAGTGGAGCGTTACGACCCGTACCACGACACGTGGACCTCCACGTGTCCCGCCGTCAAGTACATGACCAATTTCACGTGTACGGCGTGCCAGGGGAAGCTCTACGTGATTGGCTCCTGCGCCGTCAAGTACAACGCCTTGACCATGCAATGCTACAACCCCGTCATAG ATAGCTGGATGAATATCTGCTCGCCGTTCATCCCCAAGTACCTTTCGTCTCCTCGCTCGGTGTGCATGGAAGGAAACATCTACCTGCTGGCCGACAACACCAAGAAAGTTTACTCCTACGACCCCGACGCCAACTTGTGGCAGAAG ATCCAGCTGCTCCACATGCTACATGAGAACGGCGGCCTGGTGTCGCTGGACGGGAGGTTGTACGTGACGGGCGGCCACTGGAAAGGGATGGAAGGCGATTACGGCGTGGAGGTGGAAGTGTACAGCCGCGCCCCAGACACCTGGGAGGTGGAGGGCTTCCTGCCCAGACTCTGGTTCTACAGCGGGGTCTCCACCATTTTTCTCGACCCCACCAACTGGCCTCGGGTCTTCCCCGCCGACGCCACGTAG